Part of the Anomaloglossus baeobatrachus isolate aAnoBae1 unplaced genomic scaffold, aAnoBae1.hap1 Scaffold_1018, whole genome shotgun sequence genome is shown below.
ctgctcctatgtacaagaatataactgctataatactgctcctatgtacaagactataactactataatactgccccctatgtacaagaatatatctactataatactacccctatgtacaagaatataactactataatacttgccccctatgtacaagaatataactgctataatactgccccctatatacaagaatataactactataatactgcccctatgtagaggaatataactgctatactactgcccctatgtacaagaatataactactataatactgccccctatgtacaggaatataactactataatactacccctatgtacaagaatataactactataatacttcccctatgtagaggaatataactgctatattgAATCTGTGTTATTCCAGGAGTGTAGAGGACAATCCTCCCCCCGGTTGTTTCCCCGGTACTTCTTCTCCCCTCCTGCTGCTGCTCAGTTTGTTCCTGGGGACCTGCGCCATGTTGGTGAAGGAAACGGGTGTCACGGTGTTCGGGGTCTGTGTGTTGTACGATCTCCAAATCCTGTGTCTGAGGAGGTTTCTGAGGTTCGTCAGAGATGTTTGGATATTTTTTGGGAGTCGGGGTTTTGGATTTGAATGTACAGGGGTCGTCTCTTTCTCATGGCCTATTAATATGTTTCACTGTAAATATTAATGATAGGTAATATGGCCGCCTGTACAGATCCGCTGTGGCTTGTCGTCACTTTGTTTTCTGAGATCTGAATGACCAGTCGTCCTCGCCATGCAGAGATACTTTCCTCACTCCATTCTTCGCTTCATGGAAAGCTGTGGCGGCCATAttagtaccgtgtttccccaacAATAAGACCTACCCTGTCATGATTTTATGGTATTTAGGAGGGTATGgtcaaaatataagccctactccaaaaataagccccagctaCAGTCACGGCCAGCATTAGGGTTAGTCAAACAATGCAATTTCTCAAGGCCTCAATCTCTTAAGGACCTCAGCAGTTGTATTCAGAgggtaagattgtttaaggaccttttgatgacttcacagtcatgtgaccaaaggtctcttaattgtaggagtctaaaagaactgaacaggagacaggccggcattcaggactggcattagggggaagggagGGCAAACTGGATAACTTCatagggcccccattctcctaggggccccagtaTTTATATCCCGATGATAAgactgtttaaggacctttgtgacatcgcgTCATGTGACTGGGCTATCTCCAAAGGGTCTCTTATTTGAAGGACTCTAAAGTTGAAGAGGAGACAGGCGGGGGGGTGTAaaaatagatgatggatagataatatacatatacagtatatgtgtgtatacacacacaataGATAATTAGCTAGATACACGCGTTTTACAAACAGGTTTTGGAGAATTATGTTCATTTTCCAGAATGtaatatgattatatttgaataaatgtggattgttattcattagggacaaaaaaaaaataaaatgtccctTGAAAAGAAGCCCTAGCCCATCATTCAGAGCAAATAATAATATAAGACCTGGTCTTATTTTAGGGAAAACACAGGTAGTTTCCCAAAAAGAAATATACGTAGGAAAATATACAAAAGAAGACGCAAAGAATTCTATAAGTGTAAGACGTTGTATATGTTGTTGTTACGGCTCACCGACCCCATTATTCATAGTTACCAATCCCTTCCCTCTGACATTTAGGGCCTCATCTGCTCAACAATCCAGAAATGTGTGGGATGTGGCTGCTCCCTTCCTGAGGAGAGCTCTGCTGATTTCCTGCCATGTGAGTGCAACGTGGAATATTGGTGTCTGTTCAGTCATTTATCCTCCTAATACAGagattacaagaatataactactataatactgctccctatgtacaagaatattactactataatactgcccctatgtacaagaatataactactataatactgcccctatgtacaagaatataactactataatactgcccctatgtacaagaatataactactataatactgccccctatgtacaagaatattactactataatactacccctatgtacaagaatataactactataatactgcccctatgtacaagaatataactactataatactgctccctatgtacaagaatattactactataatactgcccctatgtacaagaatataactactataatactgcccctatgtacaagaatataactactataatactgcccctatgtacaagaatataactactataatactgctccctatgtacaagaatattactactataatactgcccctatgtacaagaatataactactataatactgctccctatgtacaagaatattactactataatactgcccctatgtacaagaatataactactataatactgcccctatgtacaagaatataactactataatactgctccctatgtacaagaatattactactataatactgcccctatgtacaagaatataacttactataatactgcccctatgtacaagaatataacttactataatactgcccctatgtacaagaatataactactataatactgcccctatgtacaagaatataacttactataatactgcccctatatacaagaatataactactataatactgcccctatgtacaagaatataactactataatactgccctctatatacaagaatataactactataatactgctcctatgtacaagaatataactactataatactgcccctatgtacaagaatataactactataatactgcccctatgtacaagaatataactactataatactgcccctatgtacaagaatataactactataatactgcccctatgtacaagaatataactactataatactgcttcctatgtacaagaatattactactataatactgcccctatgtacaagaatataactactataatactgcccctatgtacaagaatataactactataatactgcccctatgtaaaagaatataactcttATAATACTGTCTGTCATGTTTGTGTCTCGCAGGTGATTGTGGTGTTGGGTTTCCGTGTCTATATCATGGGAGGGTCGATGCCATTGTTCTCGGAGCAGGACAACCCGGCCTCCTTCTCTCCTTACATCCTCAGCAGGTATATGGCCGGCGTCCAGCACCGTTCCTCATTGTCCTGTGCCGTGAGAGTTTCTTGTTCCTGCAGGTTCTGGTAATGGAATACGGGGAAATGTAATCCAGTAATGTCAGTGTGAGAATAAACAGCAGAGGTTAATGCCGCGCCAAACTCTATATACCCTTTTTATATCCAGTGTCTatttctccctctatctatccctctatctatctatctatctatctatctatctatctatccctctatctatctatctatccctctatctatctatccctctatctatctatccctctatctatccatccctctatctatctatccctctatctatctatccctctatctatctatccctctatctatccctctatctatctatccctctatctatctatctatccctctatctatctatccctctttctatctatccctctatccctctatctatccctctatctatccctctatctatccctctatctatccctctatctatctatccctctatctatctatctatccctctatctatctatctatccctctatctatctatccctctatctatctatccctctatctatctatccctctatctatctatccctctatctatctatccctctatctatctatccctctatctatctatccctctatctatctatccctctatctatctatccctctatctatctatccctctatctatctatccctctatctatctatccctctatctatctatccctctatctatctatccctctatctatctatccctctatctatctatccctctatctatctatccctctatctatctatccctctatctatctatccctctatctatctatccctctatctatctatccctctatctatctatccctctatctatctatccctctatctatctatccctctatctatctatccctctatctatctatccctctatctatctatccctctatctatctatccctctatctatctatccctctatctatctatccctctatctatctatccctctatctatctatccctctatctatctatccctctatctatctatccctctatctatctatccctctatctatctatccctctatctatctatccctctatctatctatccctctatctatctatccctctatctatctatccctctatctatctatccctctatctatctatccctctatctatctatccctctatctatctatccctctatctatctatccctctatctatctatccctctatctatctatccctctatctatctatccctctatctatctatccctctatctatctatccctctatctatctatctatccctctatctatctatctatccctctatctatctatctatccctctatctatctatctatccctctatctatctatctatccctctatctatctatctatccctctatctatctatctatccctctatctatctatctatctatccctctatctatccctctctatctatccctctatctatccctctctatctatccctctatctatccctctctatctatccctctatctatccctctatctatccctctatctatccctctatctatccctctatctatccctctatctatccctctatctatccctctatctatccctctatctatccctctatctatccctctatctatccctctatctatccctctatctatccctctatctatccctctatccatccatccagatTGTCCCTCTTGTATATCTATGATTTTCTGTGTTGCAGATTCCTCTCCTTCTCCTACCTCCTTGCGTTCAATGCCTGTCTGCTGCTCGGTCCCATCACTCTTTGCTATGACTGGCAGGTGGGCAGCATCCCCCTCGTCCACTCCATCTTGGACATTCGGAACGTGTCCACCCTCCTGTTGTTCGCCGTCCTCCTCTCTCTCGGCCGTCACTGCTTTACTGCAAGCAAGGTATTTTAATATTTCTTAAACAAATCAGTGTCCGTCTGCCATGGAAATTACATCATAAATTTTGAAAAACCACTTTTCTATATTTTACTACTATCATTGCAGTACCCCTCCTGACCATGGGGTGTGCTGTTTAGAAACAGGAGACTTTATCAATACATTGCCCTCTAGTGGTAGAAGTGTGTATTGTAGTTGATTACGTATTCTCTGCAAATTGAAGACTATTTGTATTTATCATCTTTTTCTTGTGTTTTCTCCAAGTGTTAGTGTCCCTTTAAGATTATTGTAGGTGCTGGGACTGTGTGTAACTTGTGATTACCACACCCTGACCAATAGAGCCACCGCCAGTAAAGAACCATCCCAAGAATCAATTCTTCCTCCTTGAGTTTCCTTCTCCTTCGCGATCGTTATCGTCCTGGCAGGAAGCAGATATCATACTGTTAAATAACTGCCTGGAAACTCCATATTTTCCAACACCCTCCATAGAATTTATCTGGTTGGCGCGGCACCGCCCGCTGGTGTTTGTATTAATAACCTCGACCCCGGGTCACAGCCACATCATGATTTTGTTATCTTTGGCTCCAGGGTATGGGTCGTACAGTATCACATCCCCCCGCCTCTCCTGTTTAGTAAGAATTTACTCAGAATTTCTTTACATTGTAATTCAATCAATGTCCCCGTCATTCCTGGACTCCCGAAATGTAAATCTGAATAGTGGCACATGGCGGAacgatgtgaaaaaaataaataaatatatatatattatatatatgtgtgttattaCAACTCTTCTCTTCAGGCTGGAATATCACCAACTTTCCAGCTATGCTTCATTTTATGCAAATTTAACCAAGCCCCGCCCCTGAGGGTCCATCCAACATCAATTTATTAGGTGGTGTACCTATAATTTCTATATGTGAATCATATTGTCCTCAGAGTGGTGCCACATTACATCATGCAGTGCCAAAAATTAAACAAATTGTGTAGTTTTTATATCGTCCTGTACTGTATAAATGTTCCTGGAATGTTCCACCGAGGACAGGCTATATTAGAAGTGATAGTAATACGTCAATATATGTTGTATAAACATAGTGTATATAATATAACACCATATTTACAGTATGTCTCTAATACTGCCAAATTCCGTGATACGCCTCATTTCATGCAAATATTCCCAAACTCCACCCCTGAGGTGTCGTTTGGTTTTTATTAGATATTACTACATTTACATGTAGATAATATTCTTAGTGATGTGCCTTGTTACATTATCCTGTATCAAGAAGAAACAAAAAAGTGTGCATTTTTAATACTATCCTGTAAAGTAATAAAATATTTCTAGAATGTATTGCAGAAGACAGAACTTATAAGTAGTGCTACACTGATATTCAGTAAGTTATGTATACACACAGAATATGACATAtaattccatatatatatatatatatatatatatatgtatatatatatatatatatatatgtatgtatgtatatatatatatatatatatatgtgtgtgtgtatatatatatatatatatatatatatatatatatgtgtgtatatatatatatgtgtatatatatatatgtgtatatgtatatatatatatatatatatatatatatatatatatgtgtatttatatatatatgtgtatttatatatatatatgtgtatttatatatatatatatatatgtgtatttatatatatatatgtgtatttatatatatatatgtgtatttatatatatatatgtgtatttatatatatatatgtatatttatatatatatgtatatttatatatatttatatatatgtatatttatatatatatatatatatatatttatatatatatgtatatttatatatatatgtatatttatatatatgtatatttatatatatgtatatttatatatatatgtatatatatatatatgtatatttatatatatgtatatttatatatatatatgtatatttatatatatgtatatttatatatatatatgtatatttatatgtatatatatatatatgtatatttataatgtgtgtgtgtgtgtgtgtgtgtgtgtatgtatgtgtatatatatatatatatatatatatatatatatatatatataaaatgtgcctCCATATTTCTGACTATGCTGTAAAATTTGATCTTCAAACTCATCTGATAATTATTTAGTTATGACTATTAAAAactttatctactgtatatggggTTCATATTATCTTTTAGTGTTGCTCCTCATTATCCTGtgccaaaaataaacaaaaaagtgtgtATTTTTCATATCATCATGTAATGTAAGAAATATTTTTGGAATGTAGTGTAGCAGACAGGCCTTATAAGAAGTGATACATAGCTGTGTATATAGCGAATATCagtgtatacacagtatatgtaaACATTTAGGAAATATAATTCCATGTTTCTGACTAGAATACTATCAAAATTGCCCCATTTTATGCAAAGTTTCTCAAACCCCACCCCTGAGGTGCCATCTAGTAATTATTTAGTGATATCAAAGTCTAGCATAGTCATATCTAATCATATTATCGTTAGTGTTGCTCCTCCTTATCCTGtgccaaaaataaacaaaaaagtgtgtATTTTTCATATCATCGTGAAATATGTAATACATATCTTTTGGAATTATCTGTAGTGGACAGGTCTTATAAGTAGGTTTACACTGATATGTTATATATACAatttatgtatatagatatatagctcCATCTTTATGACTTTAATACTGCCAGAGTCTCAGATATTCCACCCCGTTTTATGGAAATATACCTAAGCTCCACCCCTGAGGTGCCATCCGGTATTTAGTTGGTGATATGACTGTGCTAAACTTTGATATCTACTATATATGAGGATCATATTATCCTTAGTGTTACTCCTCATTATCCTGTgccaaaaataataaataatgtgTGCATATTTCATATCATCATGTAATgtaataaatatttttgtaattatcTGTAGCAGACAGGTTTTAAGTATTGATACAATGATATGTTATGTATACCCCAACAGtatatagatacagtcatatgaaaaagtttgggcacccctattaatgttaaccttttttctatttcagtttcatatatctaataactgatggactgagtaatatttctggattgaaatgaagtttattgtactaacagaaaatgtgcaatccgcatttaaacaaaatttgaccggtgcaaaagtatgggcaccccaacataaaagtgacattaatattttgtagatcctccttttgcaaaaatcacagcctctagtggcttcctgtagcttttaatgagttactggatcctggatgaaggtagatttgaccattcctgtttacaaaacaattccagttcagttacgtttgatggtggctgagcatggacagccgcttcacatcatcccacagattttcaatgatattcaggtctggggactgggatggccattccagaacattgtaattgttcctctgcatgaatgtctgagtagatttggagcggtgttttggatcattgtcttgctgaaatttccatcctctgcgtaacttcaacttcgtcactgattcttgcacattattgtcaagaatctgctgatactgagttgaatccatgcgaccctcaacttaacaagattcccggtgccggcatttgccacacagccccaaagcatgatggaacctccaccaaatgttactgtgggtagcaagtgcttttcttggaatgccgtgtttttttgcctccatgcataacgcctttatatatgaccaaacaactcaatctttgtttcctcagtccacaggaccttcttccaaaatgtaactggcttgtccaaatgtgctttagcatacctcaggcgactctgtttgtggcgtgcttgcagaaatggcttctttcgcatcactctcccatacagcttctccttgtgcaacgtgcgctgtattgttgaccgatgcacattgacaccatctgcagcaagatgatgctgcaggtctttggaggtggtctgtggattgtccttgactgttctcaccattcttcttctctgcctttctgatatttttcttggcctgccacttctgagcttaacaagaactgtgcctgtgttcttccatttccttactatgttcctcacagtggaaactgacagtttaaatctctgagacaactttttgtaccttcccctgaacaactatgctgaataatctttgttttcagatcatttgagagttgttttgaggagcccatgatgccactcttcataggagattcaaataggagaacaacttgcaagtggccaagaaattgataagggtgcccatacttttgcacaggtcaaattttgtttaaatgcggattgcacattttctgttcgtacaataaacctcatttcaatccagaaatattactcagtccatcagttattagatatatgaaactgaaatagcaataacccaaattgttataaagaaaaaagcttaacattaataggggtgcccaaactttttcatatgactgtatataatatagctcCATCTTTATGACTTTAATACTGCCTCAGATATGCCGCCCTGTTTTATGGAAATATACCTAAGCTCCTCCCCTGAGGTTCCATTTATTAATTATTGGGTGATATCTATGTGTAGATCACATATCATCCTGCGCCAAGTCTACACCAAAATGTTGTGTATGTATTATATCATCCTGTAACGTAATAAATATTTCTGGAACCTCCCACAGAGAAGGGGCCATCGGGAGGTCACGGTCGGCCTTCTTTTCCTGATCTTCCCTTTCATACCGGCCAGTAATCTTTTCTTCAGGGTTGGTTTCGTGGTGGCCGAACGCGTCCTCTACATGCCCAGGTACTAATTGACTTTACGCATTTATGACTGTAAATGTCGGTGAATGAAAACATTATTTTCATCAAAAGTCTGGAAACAAGAGATGGTTCCTAATTACTGACTGCAAGCGGTTGTTTTGATAATGGCTGCCGTAACCGCCTACAACATTTCATGTTATTGATAATTTGACAACAGTCCCAATTTTACTGGGACAATCCTGTGACACGAACCATAATAGGGGGGGTTTGTACAAACTTCATCCAAAAGTGTGCGGTTTGTAATTTTTAAGCTCTTGAACACACAATATACGGGGGGCGTGAATACTTTTGTTGGGGTGATTTATGGTTTCTGCTTCTCCCGTCTCCAGCATGGGTTTCTGTATTCTTTGCATCCACGGACTGAAGAGACTCTCCTCCCGGGTGGGTCCTGGAGGCTCCTCTGCCGCCAccttctgcttcctcctcctcctcgtcctcttctCCTGTAAGTCGGTGTCGCAGAGCGAGTGCTGGCGCTCCCGGGAGTCGCTGTTCAGGTGCGGACTGAAAGCGGTAAAGTGGAGCGCGCCATTGTGCCGTGACCTTCTCTCATTGGTGACTTTCTTCTGCCGCAGATCCGGAGTTCAGACGCTGCCGCACAACGCCAAAGTGCATTACAACTACGCCAATTTTCTTAAAGACCAGAGTCGGAAGGAGGAGGCGATAAAACACTACAAAACTGTCCTACGGTACGTGCGAGTCGCCCGCAGACCTGACAATCTGATTTGATTCTCCAGTAACCCCCTAAAGCTGAATTCACAAGTGTGAGATGTGTCAGTACTATCCTTCAGAACCTTCTGAGGTTCGGGGTCAACGCTTCTCTGCAGTTTACAGCGTCCTTgtactgagagctaacaggaagccagcagaattttgaatgcagctctgggtgtgattGGAAAGTTCAATTGTGCACCCATTATGGGCAAAGCTTCCCAAACCCCACCCCTGAGGTGCCAATCCAGAAAAGTCATAATTTAGCTGTATGGACGATTTTCTGATGGACTTGTTCTTGGCCGTAGGTTGTACCCGAAGCACCCCAGCGCGCTGAACAACCTCGGCACCCTGACCACCAATGTTACAGCGGCTGAGGAATATTACAGGAAGGCGCTGGAGATCAGCCCGCAGCAcagccgggcactgttcaatctggGGAATTTACTCAGGTACGGGAGTGGATTAGTCCCAACATCCAAGTCCTCAAAGACGCTGAAGACCTAAATGGGCCTGCACAAGCCGCTCCTGACCCCAGAATCTCTCAGTAGTGCATGTTTTCTGCAGGACTCAGACCAGGAATGAAGAAGCcgaggtcattctgaaggagtctcTTCTCCATGGTCCATACTTTGCCGATGCGTATTCCAGTCTGGGGTCTTTGCTGGCTGATCAGGTGAGTTTGTGAGGGGCTTCTTTACATTCAGCTCTGATGACGTCATGATATCATCGACCCTGCAGAGGACAACCGTCACGTAGGACGCACTTGTCTCTAGGATGAGGTGTTGGTCGAGGATTTCCAAAATTCTCTTATAATTTACTCCATGGTCGAGGACCTCCAGGGTGGCAACAATTCCTGCTTGATGTA
Proteins encoded:
- the LOC142260406 gene encoding protein O-mannosyl-transferase TMTC1-like, with amino-acid sequence MLESMRSVGQVILENVSYDQRQDPGEEKPSNMANGSRNNSQRQVSSNGAHHRSHKNLRMLPDGHSVTSITHGGQFGGGLTPKPNTNGLSKAQYTGRSPIGNSKGKTRDSSMVENLGIWVFAVPAVVAGLCFARSLLGEFVHDDVWAILNNPDSRGETNLSTIFKNDFWGKAMDDNTSHKSYRPLCVLSFRVNVYWSGLEAFYFHAVNVALHCMVSALLGYVCSTAVFEDRRPAVASALLFAVHPVHTEAVAGIVGRADVMSCLLFLLAFLCYIRSVEDNPPPGCFPGTSSPLLLLLSLFLGTCAMLVKETGVTVFGVCVLYDLQILCLRRFLRASSAQQSRNVWDVAAPFLRRALLISCHVIVVLGFRVYIMGGSMPLFSEQDNPASFSPYILSRFLSFSYLLAFNACLLLGPITLCYDWQVGSIPLVHSILDIRNVSTLLLFAVLLSLGRHCFTASKRRGHREVTVGLLFLIFPFIPASNLFFRVGFVVAERVLYMPSMGFCILCIHGLKRLSSRVGPGGSSAATFCFLLLLVLFSCKSVSQSECWRSRESLFRSGVQTLPHNAKVHYNYANFLKDQSRKEEAIKHYKTVLRLYPKHPSALNNLGTLTTNVTAAEEYYRKALEISPQHSRALFNLGNLLRTQTRNEEAEVILKESLLHGPYFADAYSSLGSLLADQVS